A section of the Streptomyces sp. Je 1-369 genome encodes:
- a CDS encoding fasciclin domain-containing protein: MNTTAPRVRRAAIAVASAAILPLALAACSDGSSDSAADSPSKSASAEPSEAMGSMTEPFGPACSSVPEDGKGSFAGMAKDPVATAASNNPDLSTLVTAVKKAGLVDTLNNAKDITVFAPTNDAFAKIPKADLDKVLNDKAQLTKILTYHVVGQRLAPEDLKSGSYETLEKSKLTTSGSGESYQVNDSANVVCGNVRTANADVHIIDTVLMPKG, translated from the coding sequence ATGAACACCACAGCCCCCCGTGTCCGCCGCGCCGCCATCGCCGTAGCCTCGGCCGCGATCCTCCCCCTCGCTCTGGCGGCCTGCTCGGACGGCAGCTCGGACAGCGCCGCTGACAGCCCCTCCAAGAGCGCGTCGGCCGAACCGTCCGAGGCGATGGGATCGATGACGGAGCCGTTCGGGCCCGCCTGTTCGTCCGTGCCCGAGGACGGCAAGGGCAGCTTCGCCGGCATGGCGAAGGACCCCGTGGCCACGGCCGCGTCGAACAACCCCGACCTGTCCACGCTGGTGACCGCGGTCAAGAAGGCCGGCCTGGTCGACACGTTGAACAACGCCAAGGACATCACCGTCTTCGCGCCGACGAACGACGCCTTCGCGAAGATCCCCAAGGCCGACCTGGACAAGGTCCTCAACGACAAGGCCCAGCTCACCAAGATCCTCACGTACCACGTGGTCGGCCAGCGGCTGGCGCCCGAGGACCTGAAGAGCGGCTCCTACGAGACGCTGGAGAAGTCGAAGCTCACGACGTCCGGTTCGGGGGAGTCGTACCAGGTGAACGACTCGGCGAACGTCGTCTGCGGCAACGTCCGGACGGCCAACGCCGACGTGCACATCATCGACACGGTCCTGATGCCGAAGGGCTGA